The Clostridia bacterium DNA window GGCACTGGACCAATGCCCACATATCAGGTAAGACTCATGGCCCCTCGACTGGCGAGGAACAGAAGAGTCGTTTTATTCGTACTCGTAGAAACCCTTGCCAGTCTTTCGTCCCCACTCTCCTTTCAGGTACTTCTCCACAACGATGGGCGAGGGCTTATACTTGGGGTCGACGGTCTCCCGATAACGCTCCATGCCGACATGGTAGGCTAGGTCAATGCCGGTGAGATCCATAAGCCGAAAAGGTCCCATGGGATGACCCAAAGCATTGACAACGGCCAGGTCAATATCCTCGTACGACGCGATTCCCATATCGTACAGGTAAAGGGCCTCGCTCCTGATGGCCGACACGATGCGGTTGACCAAAAAGCCATAGATCTCTTTGTGCAAGAGTACCGGAGTCTTGCCCATTTTTTTGGCCACTTCCATCACCGTTTCCGCAGTCTCCTGAGAGGTATGAGGCCCCTTGACCACTTCCACCAGCTTATTCACCAGCGCCGGATTAAAGAAGTGCATGTTGCAGACCCTTTCCGGCCGGCTGGTAACATCAGCAATCTTCGAACTGACAATATAGGAGCTGTTGGTAGCGAGGATAGCGTGGGCCGGGCAAATCTTGTCCAGCCGAGCAAAGAGTTCTCGCTTGACTTCCAACTTTTCAATTACTGCCTCGATGACCAGGTCAGCAGTACTGACTGCCTCCGCCAGGTCGCTGGTAAAAGCTAGCCGAGACCGCGCCGCCTTGGCCTCATCAGCGGTCAGCCTGCCCTTGGCCACTCGATCTGGAAGGTAGGTATCGGCAAAGTTCTCAGCCTTGCGTAAGACCTCCAGATCGATGTCAGTGCAGATGACTTTATACCCAGCTAGGGCGGCACAGAGAGCGATCTGGTGCCCCATGTTGCCCGCCCCTACCACACCAATGGTTTTGACCTCCATTTTCCCACCCTCCTTGTCTATTTGGCTGGCTAAAGCGAACACAAACGACATGCCGATTAAGATGGCAATTCCCGAGGGGGGCAAACATCGCCCTCCGTCCAAACATATCGCTAACCAACCGGTAATGATCTTCCCGAATATCTTAGTCAAATAGGTTCCGGCAACATACCGGCCCATGTTCCTTTGAGAAAGCCTTCCCCCCTTTTAAGATTAGGCGTGGATCCGTGTAGCTGGCCCATGAACACCGGCCTACCTTGGGAATAGCAAATAGCATGCCAGACGTTGCAGAATTTAGCTACTCTTAGGAATTCTCAGATCCATGGGTACGCTAGATCAGAAAAGGGGTTGCAAGTTGCAACCCCTTGGATGCAAAATGAAACTTGGCTTTATTGAAACTTCAGCTTCCGCCATAAAGTAGTCCGACTAGTCCCCAATAGGCTGGCTATCTCCTTGGTGCCATAACCGGCAGAGCGCAAGCGGTTGATGATTTCTCTTTCCATATCCTCCAGGTCTCCCACTTTCACGGTGATGGTGTCAGCGACTGGGTCTGGTGCCTTGGTGTTTTTGCTGATCTTCTCGCTCATCAGCTTTCTGACTAGGTCGTCAGCATCCCGGTCATTTTCGATCAGGAGGACGTATTTCTCGATCAAGTTCTGCAATTCCCTAACATTGCCAGGCCAGTCGTATTTCTTCAGCTTTTCTAGGGCAGCAGGGGTCAGAGAAGGAACGGCCTTCCCTTCCCGCAAGCTGAACTGTTTCAAAAAGTGACCGGCCAACAGCTCGATGTCTTCCTTTCTGGCGCGCAGAGGAGGAATGTATAGGCTTAGCACCTCCAGGCGATGGTACAAATCGTTGCGGAACTTGCCCTTTTCCACTTCCTCGGCCAAATTGTGGTTGGTGGCGGCTATGATCCTGACGTTCACCGGAATAACCCGGTCGCTACCTAACCTCATGATTTCTCTTTCCTGCAGCACGCGCAGCAGGCGAGCCTGCAACGGCAAGGGCATCTCGCCAATTTCATCCAGAAAAATGGTACCCTCGTGGGCCACCTCAAACAGTCCGATCTTCCCGCCCTTTCTGGCCCCAGTGAAGGCGCCTTCTTCATATCCGAAAAGCTCAC harbors:
- a CDS encoding 3-hydroxyacyl-CoA dehydrogenase family protein, giving the protein MEVKTIGVVGAGNMGHQIALCAALAGYKVICTDIDLEVLRKAENFADTYLPDRVAKGRLTADEAKAARSRLAFTSDLAEAVSTADLVIEAVIEKLEVKRELFARLDKICPAHAILATNSSYIVSSKIADVTSRPERVCNMHFFNPALVNKLVEVVKGPHTSQETAETVMEVAKKMGKTPVLLHKEIYGFLVNRIVSAIRSEALYLYDMGIASYEDIDLAVVNALGHPMGPFRLMDLTGIDLAYHVGMERYRETVDPKYKPSPIVVEKYLKGEWGRKTGKGFYEYE